GCGCCTCGAAAGCCTTGAAGAGATCGCCAAAGGCTTCCCCGGCGTCATCAAGACCTACGCTTTGCAGGCTGGTCGCGAGATCCGGGTGATTGTCGAAGGTGACAACGTCAGCGACTCGCAGGCCGATGTGCTCGCGCACGACATCGCCAACAAGATCGAGTCCGAAGCACAGTATCCTGGCCAGATCAAGGTGACCATTCTTCGCGAAAAACGCTCGGTTGCCTTCGCGAAGTAAACGATTGCTACTGGCTGAAAATCAAAAGGCGGGATGTTCTCCCGCCTTTTTTCGTTTGTCGCCGTGGCGCTATTTTATAGCGACTCCTTGGTCGAGGGAATCCTCGTGCCGCTGACTCTGACTGCCTGTTTCATCGCGTAGGCGAGCGATTTGAAGAGCGCCTCGATCAGGTGATGCGTGTTCTGACCTTCAAGGATCGCCAGGTGCAGGTTGGCGTTCATCGTTCGGGAGAGCGAGATGAAGAAGTGTTCCACCATTTCAGTCGAGAGCCCCTGAATGACCGGTCGCCTGAACTCCGCCTTGAAAACGCAGTAGCTTCGCCCACCCAGATCGATCGAGCAGCGCGCCAGCGCCTCGTCCATCGGAATGATCGCCCAACCGTATCGTTCGATGCCTTTTTTGTCTCCAAGCGCTTCCTCAATGGCTTTGCCGAGCACCAGAGCCACGTCTTCCACCGTGTGGTGGTCATCAACGTCGAGGTCGCCGCTGCACCTGAGCTGCACGTCGATGCCCGAGTGACGGCTGAAGCTGGTGAGCATGTGGTCGAGAAACACCACGCCGGTTTCTATGGCCGAAGTGCCGGTGCCGTCGAGGTTGACCGTGGCCGTAATATCGGTTTCTGCGGTTTTGCGGGAGTGTGAAGCGATGCGCTGCGTCATGGATGCTGAATCTGTAATGAAAAGAAATTATCTGAAGAACTTGGTGATGAGGCCGAAGACCAGGCTCAGGATGATCGAGAGTACAATCGAGCTGCCGATGGGGAAGTAGAAACGGAAATTCTCCTTCTGAATGTTAATGTCGAGAGGGAGGTTTCCGAACCATCCGAACCAACCGTTCCCGCCCGATTTCTGGGCCAGCATGAGCAGTAAGCCGAGAGCTGCGATCGAAGCTCCGACAAAAAAGAGCATTTTGCCCATAGCTGAAAACGGGTCTTGCATATTGTTCAAAAGTTGCTAAATTATGCCCTCACTATCGTAAGATACGATAGCAAAAGAGAATTTCGGAATTTACAGAAGTGGCCTGACATGCTCAACGGATTGATCGTCATCCTTGCTCTGATCGCCGCGATCCTGCTGATCGTGTCGGTTCTGCTGCAAAGCCCCAAGTCGGGCAGCGGTCTTACCGGTGGTATTGCAAGCTTGGGTACCGTGCAGACGCTTGGCGTCAGGCGTACCGGTGACTTCCTGAGCAAGGTTACGGCTGTTTTGGCCGGAGCCGTTATGGTTCTTTCGTTTATCGCCCAGTTCACCCTTCCGGCCCGTCACCAGGCTGGTAACGGGAACAGCATTCTGCAGAAGGACGTTCCGGCATCTCTCCCCGTTAACAACCTCCCGCAGGAACTTCCGGCAACCGGCAATCTCCCGTCTCCGGATCAGCAGCCAACAGAACCGGCACAATAAACTTCTGCACTCGTAGCTCAATTGGTAGAGCAACTGACTCTTAATCAGTGGGTTCAAGGTTCGAGTCCTTGCGAGTGCACCATACTGTCGCAAAGCCTCACAGATCAACGTCTGTGAGGCTTTTTTCGTTTATGGGCGCAAGAGTGGGCGAGGCATTTTAATGTATGACTGGTTGTGCCGTTCTTTTGGCAAGGTCATCGGCTCTGGCGTGCGGTGATGTTATCTAATCACCGAAAACGTAGGGATTTGTGTACCTTGAAATGGTAGGCTGTTTCCGCGGTAAACCTGTATTCTCCCGGAACAAATCTTTCTGTTTTACGGGCTGCCGTGTACATCAAAGAGGTAAGTATTCGAGGAGCGCTATGAGCAAAACATTCACGAAAGCCGATATCGTCAATATCGCTGTTGATGCCATGCTGGTTAACGGGTTGGATCCCGATTTTTCGCCCCAGGCAAAGCAGCAGTTGGGCTCGATGCATGGGCCCACAGAGGGGTATGGTTCGGAGATTCTTGATTTGACCTCGTTGCTCTGGTGTTCGATTGACAACGACGACTCGCGTGATCTGGACCAGATTACCGCCTGTGAGGTGCTGGATGATTCCTCCACCATCATTTATGTGGCTATCGCTGACGTCGATACGCTGGTGAAAAAAGGCTCGCCGATCGATGGCCACGCACGGACAAATACCACCTCCGTCTATACGTCAGCTAAAGTCTTTCCGATGCTGCCCTTGCGTCTTTCCACCGACCTGACCTCCCTCAATCCCGATCAGAACCGGCTGGCCATCGTCACCATCATGAAAATCGGCCCTGATGGCGAGTTGATCAACTCGACGGTCGAGCGCGCATGGGTGAGGAACAAGGCTCAACTCGCGTATGATTCTGTCTCGGCTTGGATCGATGGTAAAGACGAGCTGCCTGCGGCTGCAAAGGCCGTTCCGGGGATGGATGAGCAGTTGCGCCGTCAGGATGCTGTGGCGCAAAAATTACGGTTGCAACGGCATGCGAAAGGTTCTCTGGAATTCGAGACCTTTCAGCCTCGCGCCGTGTTCGAAGGGGATCGCGTTGTTGGCATCACTCAGCAGGAGAAGAACCGGGCGCGACAACTGATCGAGGAGTTCATGATTGCCACCAACGCCTGCACCGCCGATTTTCTTGCTGAAAAGGGTGTTGCGTCGATTCGTCGGGTGGTAAAGTCGCCTGAGCGATGGAAGCGCATTGTGGAGGTGGCCAAGGAGTACGGCTATTCGCTGCCCGGTGAGCCCGACGGAAAAGCGCTCGAAAAATTCCTAGCCGTGAGGCACAAGGCCGATCCATTGCGTTTCCCTGACCTTTCGCTCACCATCATCAAGCTTATGGGAGCAGGAGAGTACGTCGTGGAATTTCCGGGGCAGAAACCCATCGGGCACTTTGGCCTTGCCGAGCGCGATTACACTCACTCGACGGCACCGAACAGACGCTATCCCGATCTGATTACCCTGAGAATGACCAAGGCTTTTCTGGCCAACTGCCCGTCCCCGTATGGCGTTGACGAGCTTGAAGAGTTGGCGGTTCATTGCACCCGCCAGGAGGATGCGGCCCGCAAGGTGGAGCGTCGCGTACGCAAGTCTGAAGCCGCGTTACTTCTGGGAACCATGATCGGTCAGCACTTCGACGCTGTTGTCTCCGGTCATTCGGAGCGGGGCACGTGGGTGAGGATCCTGACGCCGCCAGCCGAGGGGCGTCTGGTCAGAACTTACGGGAAAGTCAGCGTTGGTAAAAAGATCAAGGTAAAGCTTGTTTTGGCCGATGTCGAACAGGGGTTCATTGATTTTGAAAGGATATGACAACCGGTCATGGTCATTCGCATAACCGGTTGTCAAAAGACAGCTTACCACTCTGAAGAATGTAACCCGACGATCTCCTTGTACGCAATCGCGGCCGCGCAGGAGGTTACCGGTGCGCTGATCAGGAGGCCGACGCCGAGGGCAAGGATACCAAGCACATTGATGAGTGCGAGCACAAGGGCAAAGACGAAAAAGGCGAACCAGTTTTTCGTGATGATCTTTCTGCTGGTTTCCATCGCCTGCCAGAACTCCATCCGGTGATCGATGATGAGAAAGGTGGTCAACATGTAGCCGATAGCAAGATAGATGCCGGGAATGATGAGCAGCATGAACCCGACCGAGACAATGATGCCGCTTGCCAGTCCGGCAAGAAAAAGCGGCAGGAAGTAGTTGAAGCCTCTGAAAAAGTCGCTGAACTGGAGCGACTGGCCGTTTATGAGCCTGAACGCGGCGATACTGTAGCCGGCATAGAGCGGCGCGGCGAGAGCTGAAAAGAGCAGTGAGCCGAGCGCTTCCAGTTTCGCACTGGCAAGTGATATCGCAAAGACGAGCAGGGTGAAGCCGACGAATTCGCCGACGTGCTCCTTAAACATTTCCCAACCTTTCTGCACGTAATCCGAGGTGTTGACCTCATAGCCATTCTCAATGAGCTGCCCGAAAAGCGCAGGATCGACTTTCTGCCCAAAATCAAATGCTGCCATGATTCCTCCAGGGTTTCCTTGTGTTCAATTGATGTCAATACTATGATCCATTGAAAGGTAGCCAAGGTTGACGAAATCTCAAGGTATAGTTGAAACGTGCAGGGGTGATTTTACGTATTGTCTACCATTATTTCGATGTTGCTACATTTGTCTGAACTTGAGAGCGCTGAATAGGGTATTGGGGAGGGTCTCTGAGGCGACCGATATTGCAGACACAGCCTTGCGCCGTATATTGCTGCACGTGGCTCGATTTGCAGCGTAAACGATTTTTGATGAAAATATTCGATCGATACATTCTCAAGACGCATCTCGGCACCTTCTTTTTTGCGTTTGTCACCATCATGTCGGTGTTCATTCTGTCGTTCGTGACCAAGTTTCTGGAACGGCTGATCGGCAAGGGACTTGATTTCGGTATCATCGCCGAGGTGGTGCTGTTGCAGTCGGCATGGATGGTCGGGTTTGCCGTGCCGATGGCCGTGCTGGTGACCACCGTGATGGCGTTCGGCGTGCTGACCAACAGCTCCGAGCTGACCGTGATGCGCGCAGGTGGCATTTCGATCTATCGACTCGTTGCGCCGGTGCTGCTGGCCGCACTCGCTCTTTCGCTGATGATGGAGCGGTACAACAATGTGCTGATGCCCGAAGCCAACTATCGGGCCAACGCGCTTTTTGCCGATATCACCCGCCTGAAACCGGCGCTGGGGCTCGACAAGAACGCCTTTTCGGATATGATCAAGGGCTACTCCATCATGGCGCGTGATGTTGATAACAAAACCGGCGAGCTTCGTGACATTGTGCTTTACGATCGCGCCCAGCCCGATGTGCGCACGGTCATTCTGGCCGCCAGGGGCAAAATCGAGTTCACGCCCGACAATACTCACCTTGTGCTGACGCTTGAAGATGGGCAGATTCACGAGCTTCGGCTGCCTGCAATGGATCGTTACCGCACCATGTCGTTTTCGAAGAACCGCTATGTGTTCGACGCGACCGGTTACGATTTCGAACGTTCGGACGAAGGCCGCCGCCGTGGTGGTAAGGAGCTTTCAGCGTCTGATCTGCTGGCCGTAGCGCAGGAGTTTCGGCAGAAGGGAGATGCGGCAGAGCGCTCGGCGGTCAAGGGGGTAGATGAGCTGAAAGCTGCGGTTGAAAGGATTCGGAGCAGTCATGACAGCTCCGGATCAGAGCCTGCGGTGCTGCCGCCAGTCGTGCCTGGCCGGGCTACCGAAGCCGTGGATGCGATGCTCGGCGGCCTGAATGTTCAGCTTAAACAAATGCAGCAGCATCGAGAAGACTACCGCAAATACATGATCGAGTACCACAAAAAGTACTCGCTGGCGTTTGCCTGCCTCGTGTTCGCGATGGTTGGCGCACCCCTCGGTGTAATGGCCCGTCGAGGCGGATTTGGTGCGGGCGCGGCCTTGTCGCTCTTCTTTTTTGTGCTTTACTGGGTGCTGATGATTGGTGGTGAAAAGATTGCCGATCAGGGGCTGCTATCACCGGCGGTCAGCGTCTGGCTACCCAATGCGATTCTGACCTGCGCCGGGCTCTTCATGCTTTACCGCCTGAGCCATTCGGTCAACGCATCCGCGCGCTGACCGCGGGGTTAGCTTGACGGTCAACGCAAGGTTGCTGTCTTGATGGCGCGCTTATTGCCGTTTTCATCCACGCTCACGAAGGTGATCCGCGTCGTGAACACCAGCTCCTTCTCGCCAGTGGCGATCTCTTCGCGGGTGACATCCACAACATACTCGACTGAAGTTGTGCCGACGTGGTTTTTCTTCGATTCGAAACAAAGGATCGTGCCCTGCCGGATGCTTTTCTTGAACTTGATATTGTCCATGCCGACCGTCACGAAGTTGCAGCCGGGGTAGTCGAGCGTAACGGCGATATAGCTGACCTCGTCGATCCATTTGAGCAGATTTCCGCCGAACAGGAACCCGTAATGGTTCAGGTGTTCCGGCATGACGAGCTTGTGCGTTTCCATAAGTGTATTGATAAGAATTTTTTAAGTGCGGCCACCCGGTCGTCCTGGGTTTACTGTGGTAACAGGAACAATGTAGATTTTCAAGTACAAAGTTCCGTGCTTGCGCGGTTCCAGGCAACCGCAAGGGATCCCCCTACATTTTCAACCATCAACGATCAGTTGCCAACTATTTTTCACTCCTTCATCGGCTTCACCATCACGACCTTTTCGCGCTCGAGAATGACGCTGCCGGGACTTTTGCGGTCTTTTTTGACATACTTCTTTTCGGTGTACATCACCGGGACCAGTTCGGAGTGTTTGGCCGAGGAGTGCCAAGCGGCGATTTCGGCGGCGCGTTGAATTTCTGACAGGTTGTGCATGCCTGCGCCTTTGAGCACGCAGTGCGAGCCGGAGGCTCCGCGGGCGTGGAGCCAGATGTCGTTGGGTTTGGCGAAGCCGAAGGTGAGCTTTTCGTTGTTCGCGGCGCTTTTGCCGATGTAGAGGTTGATGTTGGGGCCAAGCGGAATGGCGCGGAACGGGTGCTTTTTTTCCTGCTTCCGGTGCTGGTCCTTGTCGGATTTGCTGCCGGAGGTTTCAAGCAGCCTTCGCAGGCTTTCCGGCGAACCGGTAGCG
This portion of the Chlorobaculum parvum NCIB 8327 genome encodes:
- a CDS encoding RNB domain-containing ribonuclease, which produces MSKTFTKADIVNIAVDAMLVNGLDPDFSPQAKQQLGSMHGPTEGYGSEILDLTSLLWCSIDNDDSRDLDQITACEVLDDSSTIIYVAIADVDTLVKKGSPIDGHARTNTTSVYTSAKVFPMLPLRLSTDLTSLNPDQNRLAIVTIMKIGPDGELINSTVERAWVRNKAQLAYDSVSAWIDGKDELPAAAKAVPGMDEQLRRQDAVAQKLRLQRHAKGSLEFETFQPRAVFEGDRVVGITQQEKNRARQLIEEFMIATNACTADFLAEKGVASIRRVVKSPERWKRIVEVAKEYGYSLPGEPDGKALEKFLAVRHKADPLRFPDLSLTIIKLMGAGEYVVEFPGQKPIGHFGLAERDYTHSTAPNRRYPDLITLRMTKAFLANCPSPYGVDELEELAVHCTRQEDAARKVERRVRKSEAALLLGTMIGQHFDAVVSGHSERGTWVRILTPPAEGRLVRTYGKVSVGKKIKVKLVLADVEQGFIDFERI
- a CDS encoding LptF/LptG family permease, whose protein sequence is MKIFDRYILKTHLGTFFFAFVTIMSVFILSFVTKFLERLIGKGLDFGIIAEVVLLQSAWMVGFAVPMAVLVTTVMAFGVLTNSSELTVMRAGGISIYRLVAPVLLAALALSLMMERYNNVLMPEANYRANALFADITRLKPALGLDKNAFSDMIKGYSIMARDVDNKTGELRDIVLYDRAQPDVRTVILAARGKIEFTPDNTHLVLTLEDGQIHELRLPAMDRYRTMSFSKNRYVFDATGYDFERSDEGRRRGGKELSASDLLAVAQEFRQKGDAAERSAVKGVDELKAAVERIRSSHDSSGSEPAVLPPVVPGRATEAVDAMLGGLNVQLKQMQQHREDYRKYMIEYHKKYSLAFACLVFAMVGAPLGVMARRGGFGAGAALSLFFFVLYWVLMIGGEKIADQGLLSPAVSVWLPNAILTCAGLFMLYRLSHSVNASAR
- the secG gene encoding preprotein translocase subunit SecG, with the translated sequence MLNGLIVILALIAAILLIVSVLLQSPKSGSGLTGGIASLGTVQTLGVRRTGDFLSKVTAVLAGAVMVLSFIAQFTLPARHQAGNGNSILQKDVPASLPVNNLPQELPATGNLPSPDQQPTEPAQ
- a CDS encoding acyl-CoA thioesterase; translated protein: METHKLVMPEHLNHYGFLFGGNLLKWIDEVSYIAVTLDYPGCNFVTVGMDNIKFKKSIRQGTILCFESKKNHVGTTSVEYVVDVTREEIATGEKELVFTTRITFVSVDENGNKRAIKTATLR
- the hisB gene encoding imidazoleglycerol-phosphate dehydratase HisB codes for the protein MTQRIASHSRKTAETDITATVNLDGTGTSAIETGVVFLDHMLTSFSRHSGIDVQLRCSGDLDVDDHHTVEDVALVLGKAIEEALGDKKGIERYGWAIIPMDEALARCSIDLGGRSYCVFKAEFRRPVIQGLSTEMVEHFFISLSRTMNANLHLAILEGQNTHHLIEALFKSLAYAMKQAVRVSGTRIPSTKESL
- a CDS encoding DUF2905 domain-containing protein, producing the protein MQDPFSAMGKMLFFVGASIAALGLLLMLAQKSGGNGWFGWFGNLPLDINIQKENFRFYFPIGSSIVLSIILSLVFGLITKFFR